In the genome of Carassius gibelio isolate Cgi1373 ecotype wild population from Czech Republic chromosome A25, carGib1.2-hapl.c, whole genome shotgun sequence, the window AAAAATAGGGCTGTCAGTAAACTACGGTTCTTTATATTAACTgcagctccatttgaaagcaggtgatggggatttaccgctaatcatggaaccggctttactgatgagatgcgcatgatcaAATCGTTCGATATATTGTCCAGCcctagttaaaaataaaaatgtttaagtgtAATATATTTTTCTCCTGGTCCTTATTTTAAATAGGTCATAAAAAAGATCAATAATTATCGATATCGACCGATATGAAACACTTGTATCGTGATAAAGTTTTCAGCCATATCGCCCACCCTAGATTCAAGTTCTCTGTCGCTACCACGGATTTCCGTCATTCAAACTTCACAGAGGCAATTTACAAAAAAGGGTTGGCTGATTTTTATTGACAGATTGTCACACTCTACAGCCAATGGTATCGTTGACAGCGTGAGTGCGCCTGACCAATGACAGTGTAGTGACCATAAATTTCAATTGAATGTCTGATCTGAAGTGATAAGTACACAGGTTAATTTCTAAGAAAATGAATGCTTTACGTTGTATTAGAAAGGACAGTAATGGTAAtacagttcatttaaatgttttgaaagggAAATAAGATGAGTTTTACATGTATGtttaaaagagaaatatattacaattttatgGTGCTAAAAAGATAAATAGTGATTGGAAAGCTGTTTAAAATATACATCATTCCTTATAAAAGTCAGTAATTTAATTTGtgctatttaaaatacagattgtgAATTCATGatgaataattgttttgtttgcaCTTAAATATCCATCCTCCATGAGCAACCTTTAAAATTTCCCTGACATTTTCGTgttataatttatcttaatacCAGCATTACAAGGCTTGCTTTAAGATTGGACCAAGAGTGGACCAAGGGGTTCAAGTTGAGACTTGGTCAGCCTCTCAGGACAAACTAGACATCACCTTCTCCTTCCCCTGAGGTGAGTAGCGGTCAGAGTCCATCTAAAGTTAGTGACGATGACACCAGTGAAACCTATTTAGTTACTGTATTGAAGACTCACAAGTGAAATTGAAAATACTGTTGTGTGTGAGTGTAGGTGTGGCTTTCTGCCTTGATCCAGTACCCTGGTGTTGTGGATCAAGGATTTCAAGTTGAGACGTGATCAGCCTCCTAAAGAAAATTGTGAAGAAGTACGGGGTGAGACAgaaacattaacacttaacttttgTAATTCAGATCCACAGCAAATAAATCagttgtgttcacacacacacctccttgaattattttacttaatttatctCCCTACTTAGGTCTTCAGTCACTTTGCCGTGTGCCTTGCAAGGACAAAAAACTTGCCTTCATCTTCTCCTGGTTTCGTGGACCAAGGGGTTCAAGTTTAGACGTGGTCCGTGTGAAGAAGCATGGAGTGAGAAACATGAAATATGCAGTGGCCTtgtaaaatctgtaaatatgCGACCCCTAATAAAGACGAGTTGTTGAAACATTATAGGTTACGTCATATCCGCGGTGGGCAACCTCTGCCATGTCCTTATCtggattgtttttgttcatttaaatcatGGGGTAGCCTGAAATCACATATATCAAGGAAACACTCAACTCACTCAACAAGAGTGAGAACCTCTGAAATACTCAGTTTCTGTTGCCAGTTCTGTAATGTAGGCACATTCTCCACCGAAAAAGAGTATTTTGAACACCTTCGCCAACATTTGAAAAAGCAAGAAACTGTCACCTGTGTTTTCAAAAATTGCAATTTCAAAACTAATATCTATGGAACCTTTGCTTCGCATAGAAATCGCAAGCATACTCCCCACTCATTAGATGAGTTCAAAGACGAGGTGATAAAGAGGTATGAAAACCCTTCACAAGCAGATCAGTGCAGTGATGGAGTTAATCAGGAGGGTGAGCAGTCTGATATTGATGAGATTAGAGATGATGATGTAAGAGTACTGCCAAAGTTGATTGAAAGAAGCTTGGCTCATTTAATGTTGAAATTAGAGAGTTCCTTTCATGTACCCAACCAATGCATTGATGAGCTTGTAGAGGAGTTGCATTTTATTTCTCATTCAGCCTCTGCTCCCATCATGAAAGACATTTTACAGTCTTGCCTGAAGAGGCACAACTGTGAAATTGATGAAGTCATTGTATCTGAAATAGTGAACGACATTTGTGGTGCTAACCCTATTAATTCTGCCCTCCATGATGGTGGTCCTCTGTCCTCTGCCTTTAAaagaagaaagtattttaacgAACACTTTTCTGTCGTTGAACCGATTGAGTATGTTCTTAGTAGAGAGAGCAGCTTCCAGTATGTCCCCATTCTAAAGTCATTGCTTCAGGTTTTTAGCAAGAAAGATATACAGGACCTGATCTTGAGTGAGGCAGAAGCTCAGAGAACTGTGTACAAGTCATTTCATGACGGCACCTTTTACAAAACCAATGAGCTGTTCTCAGGAAGTGACTGTACCATTGCTCTCAATCTCTACGTGGATGACTTTGAGATATGCAATCCTCTTGGTACATCCAGGAAAAAACACAAAATCACAGCTGTGTATTGGGTGTTAGCTGATGTCCCCTCATTGCTCAGATCTGAACTAAACTCAATTTTCTTAGCAATCCTGTGCAAGGCTGAGGATGTGAAGAGATTTGGTTACAGTGCTGTGTTGGAGCCACTGCTCAAAGATCTTGTGTACTTAGAGGAGGAAGGACTGTATGTTCCAGCATTGGGCAGAAGAGTCAAAGGCACAGTGTTTAGTGTGGTCGCAGACAATCTAGGTGCCCATTCTTTGGGGGGATTTGTTGAGAGCTTTTCCAGTTCATACGTGTGCAGATTTTGTCTAGGTGAAAAGTCACAGTTTCAAGATGGAGAAGTGAGAACAGGGGCATTCCCACCCAGAACGAAAGATCGACACGCACTGCATATTCAGGCTGTACAGGAGAATGATAGTTTGGTGCATTTGTATGGCGTGAAGAGACagtgtgaaatattttaatgttttgtctgGTTATCCGCCGGATGTGTTGCATGATCTCTTTGAAGGTATAGTGCCCCTAGAAATAGCACTGTGCCTCAGAGTGTTCATTCAGAATAAATACTTCACTCTTGAAGAGCTGAACAAATGCATCAAAGAGTTCCCCTATAAATGGTCAGACAAAACCGATGCACCACAGCCTGTCTCTGTGAACTTTGCCACACGGAAAAGTGTGGGCGGCAATGCCCACGAGAACTGGACTTTGCTGCGACTCCTGCCACTCATGGTTGGATCGAAAATCCCTGAAGGTGACCCAGCATGGGAAGTGCTTCTTGTGCTCAGAGACATTGTTGAGCTTGTTGTTAGCCAAGTCTACACAGAGAAGACCATTTGCTTCCTGGATAGTGAGATATCTGAGCATAAACACAGGTTTCTCATGGTTTTCCCAGAGCAACACCTCATCCCAAAACACCATTTCCTGGAACATTATCCAGAACTGATCAGGGCTTATGGTCCTCTGGTGTCACTCTGGACAATGCGGTTTGAGGCAAAGCACAGCTTTTTTAAGCGTGTTGTCAGACATACTCGTAGCTTTAGAAATATTCTGCTGTCACTTGCCATGAAGCATCAGTTGTTGCTTGCTTATAACCAACATGATTCCAGAGCTGTCAGACCTCTACTACAGGCTACAACACTGTCTACAGTGGATGTTAGTGTGCTGAGAGAGGATATTCAAGAAGCACTGCAGGATAAGTTTCCTGGTGAGACATTTGTCCAGATAGCCAAAAGTGTGTGTTACAGGAGCACCAAGTACACCAGTGGAATGATCTTGGCTTATGGTTCCACTGGTGGTCTGCCAGATTTTGGGGAGTTGATCCAAATTGTGGTTGTGAAGGGCAGCATTGGATTCATTGTGAAAGGTCTGACTGCTTGGTCAGTTGAGCATTTGAGGAGCTATGTGCTTGAGAAAAATGGTCCTGTGAAAGTCATAGAGCCAGCTGAGCTATCAGACATGTTCCCCTTAATATCTTACTTCTGTGGTGGAACAAACATTATGACTCTGAAGCGCAGCATTTATGTTCCATAGATGGTGCCCATACTTTTTGGAGATTTTCAGATGAAATGATACAAATTTGCATATCACAGTCTTCCTACTTTGTTCAGACTTGgcatatacagtaaatgtgttCCTGATTTCCATACCTAGAGGTCAAATGTAATATGCTCTTAACATTATTCACCATTTACCTGTGacaaaaaattaatgaaacatgtaaAACATTCTGTGTACAGGATGCATAATGTCAAAACCGGCTCAACTCCGAGTGATCCTTGCAGATCATGATGTCCGTAAAGTTGTACTACCATCTGGAATCCCTGAGACAGTGGATGACCTTCACTCAGTCATTCGTGACACATTTTACATTgccagagacttcagtcttcactATAAAGATGTTGATTTTGATGAGTTTTTCACCCTTTATTCTACAACTGACCTCAAGGATAAGGACACAATCAAGGTTGTGTTTCTCCAGGACCAGGAGCCTGCAATAACTTTAAACTTAACTGATGTGACCAACACTGATGTGACCAACATGACTGATCAGCCTTGTGAGGAGCACTATGTTGATGACACCGCATCTGTGTCAACCGATGACACACTGATTCTCTCATCTGAAGATAGTCCAGGCCACCGTTCCAAGCGCTGGCCTGCTCAGTTTTCAATTCCCAGCTTTTCTGGCCTCACAGAGATCCAAATTCAGTCAGCCAATGAGCGCTTCAAAAAATATGGGACTCTTCTCACTACAAAAGATTTAATTCCACTACTCCCAGACATCCTTGGAAAACTAGCGGAGGCTATTTATGAGTACACTGCTTATCCATCTAGTCTGCAGATCGGTGAGGTTGCAGAGGCCCTCACTCAAAAGCATCCCTGCCTCAAAGAACCAGGTTCCTTTAATGGGTCCTATGGATGGGCGCAGCGCCTGAAATATAAGATGAACAATTTCAGAAGCAAACTTCGAGGTCTTGGCTGCCCTGAAGTTAAGGTGAACTCACTCAAGAGAAAACAAACATATGACCAGTATCCGGCAAAGAATCTGAAAAAACCAAAGAAGGCTGAGGTGAACTACCTACCCCCTCATGCTCAAGGTGAATCTACTGCAAGTTTGGAAAAAGAGAGAGTGGAGCTCCTAAGTGAAATGATGAAAAGGGACAACTCAAAGGTGGTAGCTCAGAAAATGGCCAAGACGTTCAGCCTTCGTCGGGAGGAAATAGTGAAAGAGGTCCCTGCCATCAGTGACTGCATGAAGCGCTGGCCTGCACTTTTTACTGAAGCACAGGTgagattataaaatgtttattaaaccattattttttttactgtgggtTGATACAATGTGGCTACATGTTcacaatttgaaataaaataaataaatgtaaaaatatagaaatagcctttttcatt includes:
- the LOC127947133 gene encoding sterile alpha motif domain-containing protein 3-like — protein: MSKPAQLRVILADHDVRKVVLPSGIPETVDDLHSVIRDTFYIARDFSLHYKDVDFDEFFTLYSTTDLKDKDTIKVVFLQDQEPAITLNLTDVTNTDVTNMTDQPCEEHYVDDTASVSTDDTLILSSEDSPGHRSKRWPAQFSIPSFSGLTEIQIQSANERFKKYGTLLTTKDLIPLLPDILGKLAEAIYEYTAYPSSLQIGEVAEALTQKHPCLKEPGSFNGSYGWAQRLKYKMNNFRSKLRGLGCPEVKVNSLKRKQTYDQYPAKNLKKPKKAEVNYLPPHAQGESTASLEKERVELLSEMMKRDNSKVVAQKMAKTFSLRREEIVKEVPAISDCMKRWPALFTEAQISEEFKRITTVSLESTFLAKLDQCTPKLMALTQSKGGAAGLKIRHIKDMLLEDNTVERRREIAIRCLIVYLGEKEEDLFKQYRDVEELDADLAMQVMKIAIIGDGRATIVVEGTKILQGIDVARSCALLMGVIYALNLSYPKQLKFTFEAFQKLCLELDGQKASSKVMNLKYGIF